A stretch of DNA from Serinibacter arcticus:
CCGGGGCGCTCAGCCCTCCCCGAGCGCGAGCTGCGCCCTCACCCCGTCGACGCCGTGCCGCTCGACGTCCGCGCCCAGCAGCCTCCGGTGCTCCTCGACCGACGCGGCCCAGCGCTCGCGCGTGATCCGGTACCGCCGCAGCACCGCCGCCTCGCCCTCGCGCACGGTGAGCTCCTCGCCGTTGAGCTCGTAGCCGACCCGTTCCGAGACGGCGCACGACGCCGGGTTGTCAGCGAACGCCGTCGACGTCACCTCCCGCGCCCCCAGCCCGGCGAACATCAGGTGCAGCATCAGCACCCGCATGCGTCGGCCGCGGCCGCGGCCCTGGTGCTCGCCGCCGAGCCACGACCCGGTCTCGACGCTGCGCCGCACCCCGTAGGCCGAGCCGCTCGCCGCCTGGATCCCGACCGGCTCCCCGTCCAGGAGGACGGCGAGCTCCAGCGTGAGCCGCTCCGGCCCGACGGCGCCGCGCACGCCCCACTGGTAGGTCACGACGCTGCGGGCCACCTGCTCCGGTCCACCCCGCGTCCACGGGAACGTGAACGGCATAGCGTCGTCGGCGTGGATCCCGCGGGAGGCGAGATCGGCGAGCCGCACCAGCAGGTCGTCGTCGATCCAGCGCAGCTCGAGGTCGCCGGCCGTCGCGCGCAGCGCCGAGGCGGGCCAGAGGGCGGCGAGGCTCGACATGGTCCCCATCCTGTCAACGACGGCGACCGGGCGGCGTCGTCGGCGCGATCGCTCGCGTGAACGTCGCGAACCACCCCCGCGTACGTCTGGAACCACCCCCGCGTACGGCGGAAAGGACCCCCTCGAGGCTTGCGCGGCGGGGCGAGGCGTCAGGCGTGCGCCGGCACGGCGACCAGCGACAGCGACATCGAGGAGTCGACCGCGAGGTCGAGGGGCGACGGCGCGACGCCGGCCCGCACCAGCGCCGACCCGAGCGCGGCGATCATGGCACCGTTGTCCGTGCAGTACCGGATCGGCGGTATCCGCACCTCGACGCCCGCCTCCTCGCACCGCTGCGCCGCCAGCTCCCGCAGCCGTGAGTTCGCCGAGAAGCCGCCACCGATCACGAGCGTGGAGACGTCGTGCTCGGCGCACGCCCGGAGGGTCTTGGTGACCAGCACGTCGGCGACAGCCTCCGAGAACGACGCCGCGACATCGGCCTTCGACCACTCCTCGCCCGCGTCCGTCCGGCCCTCGATGTAGCGCGCGACGGCGGTCTTGAGCCCCGAGAAGGAGAAGTCGTACGGGTGCCGCGCGAGCTCGCGCCCCTTCGACAGGCCGCGCGGGAACGCGATGGCGCGGGGGTCGCCCTCCTTGGCCAGCCGGTCGACGTGCGGACCGCCCGGATAGGGCAGCCCGAGCAGCCGGCCCACCTTGTCGAACGCCTCACCGGCAGCGTCGTCGAGCGTCTGCCCGAGCTCGACGACATCGGTCGCGATGTCGTTCACGAGCAGCAGCGAGGAGTGCCCGCCCGAGACGACCAGGGCGAGGAACCGCTCGGGGAACGCGCCGTGCACGAGCTCGTCGACGGCCGCGTGCCCCACGACGTGGTTCACCCCGTAGAGCGGCAGGCCGAGGCCGAGCGCGAGCGCCTTCGCCCCCGCCGTCCCCACGGTCAACGAGCCGACGAGACCCGGTCCGGAGGCGACGGCGATCGCGTCGACGTCGGCCAGCGTCACCTCCGCAGCGGCGAGCGCCTGCGTGATCGTGGGGCGGAGCGCCTCGAGGTGGGCGCGGGAGGCGACCTCCGGCACGATGCCGCCGTAGCGCGCGTGCTCGTCCATCGAGGACGCCGTCACGTCCGCCAGCAGGGTGCGCCCACGCACGAGCGCGACCCCGGTCTCGTCACAGGTCGACTCGATGCCCAGCACCAGCGGTTCAGTCACGGCCACCGAGCCTACTCGGCGTCCGCCGTGTGAGGGCCGTCACACGGCGGAATCCTCGCCGCGCGGGTGGTTGTTGTTTCAAGCATGACGACTCTCGCGTCCCCCCTCGCCCTCGACGACGCCGCGCTCGACCTGCTCTTCCGCGACGCCCGCTCCGTCAACGCCTTCGCCGAGCGTGAGGTCGACCCCGCCGAGATCCAGGCGGCCTACGACCTCCTGCGCTGGGCCCCGACGGCGATGAACACCTCCCCGCTCCGGCTCGCCGTCGTCCCCCGCGGCCGGCAGCGCGAGCGCCTGGCCTCCCACATGAGCGAGGGCAACCGCGCCAAGACGCTGGCCGCGCCGCTCACCGTCGTCGCCGCGTCCGACCCGGCGTTCCACACACACCTCGACGTCCTCGCGCCGCACCGCACCGGACTGGCCGAGTCGCTGGAGCCGCAGGCCGAACGCCGCGAGGGCATGGCGCGGACCAACGCCCTGATCCAGGTGGGTTACCTCGTCCTCGCGCTGCGCTCGCGCGGGCTGCACGTCGGACCGATGGGCGGCTTCGACACCGCCGGCGTCGACGCCGACCTGCTGGCGGACCAGGGCTGGCGCAGCCAGCTCGTGCTGAACGTCGGGTGGGAGGCAGCCGAGGGCGGCATCCACCCCCGCGCGGCTCGCCTCGAGGCGAGCGACGCCGTCGCCGTCCTCTGACGACGCCCGGACGCGCTGGGATCGATCCCGCGCGGGGCAGTAAGTGCCCCCTGGTGGGGCAGTAAGCACCCCCTCGAGGGGCGCTAAGTACCCCCTCGTGGGGGTGGGCGGGCTCAGTCCCCCGTTGCGACCTCGCGCTCCGGGTCGTTGGCCCACTGCGAGAACGAGCCCGGGTACAGCGCCGCCTCCACCCCGATCGAGGCCAGCACCGCCACCTGGTGCGCCGCGGTGACGCCCGAGCCGCAGTAGACGGCGACGTCGACACCGGGCCGGACCTCGAGCCCGGCGAACCGCGCCACCAGGTCCTCGGGCTCCAGCAGCCAGCCGTCGAGCGTGAGGTTGCCGCGTGTCGGGGCGCTGCGCGCCCCCGGCACGTGTCCGGCGCGCGGGTCGACCGGCTCGACGGCGCCCGTGAACCGCTCGTGGTCGCGGGCGTCGAGGAGGACGCCCGGGTAGTCGGCCACCTCGTCGGCCGTGACCGTCGCCAGCCCGCCCGGACGGACGACGACGGCGCCCGGCCGGGGCCGCACGAAGCCGTCCTCGAGGTGGTGGCCGGCGCCGACCCAGGCGCGCAGCCCGCCGTCGACGATGCGCACGTCGGCGACCCCCGCCCAGCGCAGCAGCCACCACGCGCGCGCGGCCGACGTCCCACCGGTGTCGTCGTAGACCAGGACGGTCGAGCCGTCGTCGATGCCCCACCGGCGGGCGGTCGCCTGCAGGTCCTCCGCGGTGGGCAGCGGGTGGCGCCCCTCCTCCGGCGAGGGCGTCGAAGCCAGCTCGGCGTCGAGGTCAACGTAGACGGCGCCCGGCAGGTGGCCGCGCACGTAGACGGCCGAGCCGTCGGTCTGCCCCAGCGCCCAGCGCACGTCGAGCACCACCGGCGGATGCTCGCTCCAGATCAGGTCGTGCGCGGCGTCGACGTCGATGAAGACGCGCTCGCGCGCGGACACCGGCGCGTGCGCGCCGCCGTCCCGCCGGCCGCCCGCCCCGTCGGCCGGGCGCTCGTCCGCGATCCCGGCGTGGTCGCCCAGGGCGCCCTCGCCGTCGGACCCCGCGGTCGTCTCGGCGCCGACCACACCGACGCGGCGCACGAGGTCGAGCCGCATCACGACGGCGTCCGCCCCCTCGGGCTGGTAGTACCGCTTGCGCAGCCCCACCCGCACGAACCCGGCGTTGCGGTAGAGCTGCTGCGCACCGCCGTCGTGGGCCCGCACCTCGAGGAAGAGCTCGCGCGCGCCGGCCTCGCGGGCCGCGGCGAGCAGGGCGTCCAGCAGGGCCGTCGCCACGCCCCGCCGCCGCGCCTGCGGGGCGACGCCGACGGTCATGATCGTCCACTCGGGGTCGAGCGCGACTCCGCCGTAGCCCAGCAGCGCGCCGTCGTCGTCGACCGCCGCGAGGTAGGTGCGGTCGTCGCGGGCGAGCTCGTCGACGTAGGTCTGCCGCGACCAGGCGCCGACGCCGAACAGCTCGGGCTCCAGCTCCTCGACACGGTCGAGGTCGCGCGGCTCCAGCGCTCGCATCTGCATCGGGTCAGTCCTTCGGGGTGGTGACGGTCGGGGCGGGGGGAAGGTCGGGCGGGGACGTCTCGAGTGCCCCCGGCACGCCGTGGACGTCGGGGCGTCGCAGGTACAGCGGCGTGAGCGGCACGGGCTCGCCGGCGGCGACGCGGGCCGCCGCGAGGTGGGCGAGGTGCTCGGGCTGCAGCTGCGTGCCGCCGGGGACGGCCTCGCCGTAGGCGTCGGGGTAGAGCGCCGCGGCGGTCCCGACGCTCGGCACCGGGGCGCCGTCGACGACGGGACGGTGGACCGCGAGGTCGCCCTCGCGGCGCAGCCCGCCGGGGGCGGTCTCGTCGCGCGCGTACGCGGCCGTGTAGACCTCGCGACGGCGGGCGTCGGTCGCCACGAACACCCGGGTGAGCGCGGGGTCGGCCGCGAGGGCGCCCGCCGCCCAGGCGTCGAGGCTCGGCACGCCCCAGACGGGGACGCCGGTCGCGAGCGCCAGCATCTCCGCCGTCGCGAGACCGACCCGCAGCCCCGTGAACGGGGCGGGTCCGGTGCCGACGGCGATCGCGTCCAGGTCCTCCGGCGTCAGGCCGGCCTCGGCCAGGACCTCGGCGACGAGGGGGGCGATGTGCTCGGCGTGCGCGCGGGGATCCTCGGTGGAACGGGCGGCGACCACGTCTCCGTCGGAGACGAGGGCCACGCGGGTTCCGCTCGAGGTGTCGAGCGCGAGGATGACGTCACTCACGCCCTCCAGACTAGGCGCTGGCGGGCGGGGGCCGGTCGATCGCCCGACCGCCGTCCGCCTGCCGTCCGACGGCGAGGGCTCAGCCGGCCAGGGCCGCGGCGAGGTCGACGCCCGCCCACCGGGCGCCGACGCCCCGCACCGTGACCTGCCGCCCGGCGTCGACGGCGTCGCCGCGGGCACGGTCGATCGCGATCTCGAGGCGGTCGTCGCTGAGCGTCTCCGTCAGCCCCGCACCCCACTCGACGACGGTGACGGAGTCCTCGAGGGAGGCGTCCAGGTCGAGCGCGTCGAGCTCGGTGAGACCGCCGAGCCGGTAGGCGTCCACGTGCACCAGGGCGGGGCCGTCCGCGAGCGAGGGGTGCTCGCGGGCGATGACGAAGGTCGGGGAGGCGACCTGGCCGCGGACGCCGAGCGCACGGCCGAGGCCCTGCGTGAGCGTGGTCTTCCCGGCGCCGAGGTCACCGGTGAGGATCACGAGGTCGCCCGCGCGCAGCACCGCGGCGAGCCGCTCCCCCAGCGCCGTCGTGGCCTCGTGGTCGACCAGGTGGACGCGGACCAGGCCCTCGTCCGCCGTCACCACGCCGACTCCTGCGCGCGCTGCTCCGAGGCCGGCCGGCCGGCCGACCCGACGAACACCCGGGGCACCCGGGCGCCGAGCCGCGTGACGATCTCGTAGGGGATGGTGCCGGTGGCCTCGGCCCAGTCCCCGACGGTGGGCTCGCCGTCGTCACCCGGTCCGAACAGGACGGCGACGTCACCCGCCCGGGCGTCGCTGTCGGGCCCGAGGTCGAGCACGAACTGGTCCATGCAGACGCGGCCGGCGACCGTCAGCCGACGACCGTCGACGTCGACCGGGCCGACCCCGCTCGCCGCGCGCGGGATGCCGTCGGCGTAGCCGAGCGGGATGTCGGCCAGCAGCGTGGCGCGGTCGGTCGTGTACGTGTGGCCGTAGCTGACGCCCTGACCCGCGACGGCCTCCTTGACGAGCATGATCTCCGCCTCGAGCCGCATCGCCGGGGTGAGACCGAGCTCGGCGGGGGTCCGACCCGGGATCGGGCTGAGCCCGAAGACGGCGAGCCCCGGGCGCACGAGGTCGAAGTGCATCGCGGGGTTCACCAGCGTCGCGGCGGAGTTGGCGAGGTGGCGCACCTCGAGGTGCGCCCCGCCGGCCTCCGCGCGGGCGACCGCCTCGACGAAGACCGCGAGCTGGGCGTCGGTCACGGGGGACGTCACGTCCTCGGCCGAGGCGAGGTGGGACCAGACCCCGACGATCTCGACGGCGCCGTCGGCCTGGGCGCGCAACGCGTCCGCCAGCACGGCCGACCAGGAGTCCAGGAACATCCCGCCCCGGCCGAGCCCGGTGTCGACCTTGAGGTGCACGCGGGCGGTCCGGCCGGAGAACCGGGCGGCGGAGACGACCTCCTCGAGAGCCCAGGGCGCCCCGACCGACACGTCCAGACCGGCCGCGAGCGCGCTCTCCAGCGGTGCGCCGGGCGCGAAGATCCAGGTGAGGATGCGGCCGGTGACGCCGTGCGCGCGCAGGGTCAGCGCCTCGGCGAGCTGGGCGACCCCGAGCCAGGTGGCGCCGCCCGCCTGGGCGGCGCGCGCGGACGCGACCAGGCCGTGCCCGTAGGCGTCGGCCTTGACCACCGCCATCACCTCGCTGGTGGGGGCGAGCGACGCCAGGTGTCCCACGTTCCCGGCGATGGCGTCGAGGTCGACGACCGCTCGGGCGGGGAAGGTGCTCACGGGGTCAGTCTTCCAGAATCTCCGCGATGACCGCACCGACGGCGCGGGCGACGTCCCCGGCCACGATCGGGCCGCCGCCGCTCGCCCGGCGGGCGGCCCGCCCGTGCAGCAGCGCGGCAGCCGCCACCAGCGGGGCGACCGCCGCGGCATCGGTGCGGCACCGGTCCGACGCGCCCGCGAGCACCGCCCCGACGACGCCCGCGAGCACGTCGCCGGCCCCCGCCGTCGCGAGCCAGGACGTACCGTCGGCCTGCGCGTGCACCGGGGTCCCGGGGCCGGCGACGAGCGTGACCGCCCCCTTGAGCAGCACGGTCGCGCCCGTCGCGGCCACGGCGAGCCGGAGGTGCTCGACCGGGCGTTCCTCGATCTCCTCACGCGTCACGTCGTGCCCGCGCGCGGCGAGCAGTCGCGCCAGCTCGCCGGCGTGCGGGGTGAGGACCACCGTGGCCGGGACGCGTTCCGGCAGGACGTCGAGGCCGCCGGCGTCGACCACCACGGGGAGCCCGTCGGCGAGTCCCCGCTCGAGCGCGTCGCGCGCCTGCGCGAGCCGCGCGTCGTCGTCCGTGCCGATCCCGCTGCCGACCAGCCACGCCTGGACCCGGCCGTCGCCGTGCACGACCTCCGGGTGCCGGGCCAGCACGGCATCCGCCGCGCGGTCGGGGCCGAGGTAGCGCACCATCCCCACCAGCGGGGCGGCAGCGGAGGTCGCGAGCACGGCGGCGCCCGGGTATCCGGCCGAGCCGGCCACGACGCCGAGGACGCCGCGCGAGTACTTGTGGTCGCGGGGGCTCGGCACGGGCCAGAGGCGAGCCACGTCGCCACGCTCCAGACGGACGACGGCGGGGTCGGCCCCCGCGAGGTCGAGCCCGAGGTCGACGACGAGGACCTCCCCCGCGAGCAGGGCGGCGGGCGGGAGCAGCAGCCCGGGCTTGGCCGTGCCCATCGTCACGGTGAGGTCGGCGGCCAGCACGGGTCCGACGAGGCGGCCGTCGTCGACCCCCACCCCGCTGGGGACGTCGACGGCGACGACGAGCGGTCGCCGCCCCCCGTCCGCGCCGGCGAGCGCGTCGACGAGGCGGGCGACGAACGAGGCGGCCGGCTCCCGCAGCCCCGCCTCGGCGCCGATGCCGGTGATCCCGTCGACGACGGCGTCCCCGGCGGCCGCGCGTCCGGCCCCCTCGGGCAGGGCGTCTGCGGGCACGAGCGCGACCCCGGCCGCCCGCGCCGCGGTCGCCGCCGCCTCGTGCGTGCGCGATCCCAGCAGGACGGCGGTGACGGCCGCGCCCCGCGCGGCCAGCTCGGCGGCCGCGTACAGAGCGTCGGCGCCGTTGTTGCCGCCGCCGACCAGGACGTGGACGACGGCGCCCGCCACCCGGCTGCGTCGCTCACGGAGCAGGCGGGCCACCGCCGTCGACACGGCGCGGGCGGCCAGGGCCATCAGTGGCTCGCCCCGGTCGAGCAGGGGCGTCTCGGCGGCGACGACGGTGCGGGCCTCGTGGGCGGTGAGCATGCCTGCCATTGTGCTCCGGACCAGCCCGGAGCTGCCCGGACCAGCCCGGGAGAGGACCGATCCGACCGCTCAGGCCGTGGTGCCGAGCCGCTCCGCGACGGCGAACGCCGAGGCGATCCCGGCGTCGTGCGAGATCGACAGGTGCCAGCGGTCGACGCCGAGCTCGGTGGCCCGGGCCAGCACCGTCCCGGTGAGCTCGACGGTCGGCGCTCCCCCGGGGACGCGGGCGACGGTCGCGTCGTGCCACCGCATGCCGCCGGGCGCGCCGAGCGCCTTGGCGATCGCCTCCTTGGCCGCGAACCGCGCCGCCAGCGAGGCCGGCGGCAGGTCGCGCTCGACCGGGGTGAACAGGCGCTCGGCCAGCCGCGGGGACCGCTCGAGCGTCGCGAGGAAGCGCGCGACGTCGACGACGTCGATCCCGACGCCGACGATCACCGGCTCTCCTCCGTCCGAGCGACCACGCCGGCGGCTACTCGACCGTGACGGACTTGGCGAGGTTGCGCGGCTGGTCGACGTCGAGGCCCTTGGCCTTGGCGAGTTCGCTGGCGAAGATCTGCAGCGGCACGACGGCGACGAGCGGCGACATCAGCGTGGCGGTCTGGGGCACGCGGAAGATGATGTCGGCGTACGGGACCACGGCCTCGTCGCCCTCCTCCGCGATCACCAGGGTGCGGGCACCGCGCGCCCGGACCTCCTGGATGTTGGAGACGATCTTGGAGTGCAGCTGGTCGCGGCCTCGCGGCGAGGGCACCACGACGAACACGGGCTGCCCCTCCTCGATGAGCGCGATCGGGCCGTGCTTGAGCTCGCCGGCGGCGAAGCCCTCGGCGTGGATGTAGGCGATCTCCTTGAGCTTCAGCGCGCCCTCGAGCGCGACCGGGTAGCCGACGTGGCGGCCGAGGAAGAGGAAGGACGGCTCGTCCTTCATCGCCTGCGCGACCTCGCGGACGTAGCCCTCGCCGTCGAGCACCTGCTGGATCTTGGGCGGCAGCTCCTGGAGCTCGCGGAGCGTCTCGCGCAGCTCGTCGGGGAACTTCGTGCCGCGCAGCTGCGCGAGGTAGAGGCCGAGCAGGTAGCACGCGGTGATCTGCGCGAGGAAGGCCTTCGTGGAGGCGACGGCGACCTCGGGGCCGGCGTGCGTGTAGAGCACGGCGTCGGACTCGCGCGGGATCGTCGACCCGTGGGTGTTGACGATCGCCAGGACGTAGGCGCCCTGCTCGCGGGCGTGACGGACGGCCATCAGCGTGTCCATCGTCTCGCCGGACTGCGAGATGGCGACGACGAGCGTGCGCGGCGTGAGGATCGGGTCGCGGTAGCGGAACTCGTGCGCGAGCTCGACCTCCACGGGGATGCGGCACCAGTGCTCGATCGCGTACTTGGCGACGTGGCCGGAGTACGCGGCCGTGCCGCACGCGATCACGATGATCTTGTCGATGCTGCGCAGCACCGTCTCGGGGATGCGCAGCTCGTCCAGGACCAGCGCACCCTTCTCGTCCGTCCGACCGAGCAGCGTGTCGGCGACGGCCTTGGGCTGGTCGTGGATCTCCTTGTCCATGAAGGAGTCGAAGCCACCCTTGACGGCCGCGCTCGCGTCCCAGTCCACGGTGAACTCGCGGGCCTGCGCGGGCGCGCCCTCGAACGTGATGACGTCCACGTCCGTGGGGGTGATCGTGACGACCTGGTCCTGGCCGAGCTCCAGCGCGCGCTTGGTGGAGGAGATGAAGGCGGCGACGTCGCTGCCCATGAAGTTCTCCCCCTCGCCGAGCCCGACCACCAGGGGCGAGTTGCGGCGAGCGCCGACCACGACGTCGGGGATGTCCTCGTGGACGGCCAGCAGCGTGAAGGCGCCCTCGAGGCGGTTCACGACGGCGAGCATCGCGGCCGTGAGGTCGCCCTCGAACGCGCGCTCCAGGAGGTGGGCGACCACCTCGGTGTCGGTGTCCGAGGCGAACGTGGCGCCGTCGGCGAGCATCTCCGCCTTGAGCGGGGCGAAGTTCTCGATGATGCCGTTGTGGATCAGCGCGATCTTGCCGACGACGTGAGGGTGGGCGTTGGCGTCGGTGGGTCCGCCGTGCGTCGCCCACCGCGTGTGACCGATGGCGGCGGTGGCGTCGGCGACCGGGTGCGCCTCGAGCTCACCGAGCAGGTTCGTGAGCTTGCCGGCGCGCTTCGCGGTGACGAGGCCCTCCGGGGTGACCAGGGCGACCCCGGCGGAGTCGTAGCCCCGGTACTCGAGCCGACCGAGGCCGGCGAGCACCACCTCGAGGGGGCGGGGGGACGGGGCAGCAGGGCCGACGTAGCCGACGATTCCACACATGCGGGACACGATAGCCGCAGGCGTGGGCCAGACTGGACCGCGTGAGCAACCACCGCCACGGGGACGTCCCCGTCCTCGCCGCCGACCGGTCGAGCAGCCGGGCCGAGGCCGCCGGAACGGCACCCGCGGTCGACGACGGCGCCCCCCGGGTGGACGAGAGCAACACCACACCGTTCGTGGAGCTGGACCGCCGCGACTGGAGCCGGCTGTCCGCCTCCACCCCCCTCCCCCTGACCGCCGACGACGTCGCCCGCCTGCGCGGCATGAGCGACCCGATCGACCTGGCCGAGGTCGACACCGTCTACCGGCCGCTCTCCCGGCTGCTCGGGCTGTACGTCGCCGGGGTCGGCGGCGTGCACGCCGCGACCTCGACCTTCCTCGGTGAGCGCGCCACGCGCACGCCGTTCGTCATCGGGGTCGCCGGCAGCGTCGCCGTCGGCAAGTCCACGGCGGCCCGCGTGCTGGTGGAGATGCTGCGCCGGTGGCCGGAGACCCCGCACGTCGAGCTCGTCACGACCGACGGCTTCCTGCTCCCCAACGCCGAGCTCGAGCGACGCGGCCTCATGCAGCGCAAGGGCTTCCCGGAGTCCTACGACCGGCGGGCCCTGCTGCGGTTCCTCACCCGGGTGAAGTCGGGCGCCCCCGAGGTGGACGCCCCGGTCTACGACCACCTGCGCTACGACGTCGTTCCTGACCGGACCGTCACCGTGCGACGACCGGACGTGCTCGTCGTCGAGGGCCTCAACGTGCTGCAGCCGGCCCGTCCGGGGCGTGACGGCGCCGCGAGCCTGGCGGTCTCGGACTTCTTCGACTTCTCCATCTACGTCGACGCCCGCGCGCGCGACATCGAGCGCTGGTACGTGGACCGGTTCCTGCGGCTGCGCCGGACGGCCTTCGCCCAGCCCGGCTCCTACTTCCGTCGTTACGCGGACCTCGACGACGCCGAGGCGACCGCCACCGCGCGCGACATCTGGCGGCGGATCAACGAACCGAACCTTCGTGCCAACATCGTGCCGACGCGGTCGCGCGCCAGCCTCGTGATGACGAAGGACGCCGAGCACCGCATCCAGCGCGTGCTGCTGCGCAAGCTCTGAACCTCGACGGCGACCGGTTCCGGACGGGCGCTCCCGCAGCCAGGGACGCTCAGGCCTCGGAGGGTTCGGCCCGCTCGGCCGTCTCGGCCTGCTCGACCGCCGGCCCCCGGCCCTCGCGCGGCCGCAGCTCGACCTCGCCGTGGCCCAGCCGCGCCAGCACCTTGTCGAGCCCGAAGCCGATGATGATGCCGCCCACGACGCCCACCACCACGGACAGGAGCGGTTGGTCGTGGAAGATCGCGCCGGCGACGACGCCGATCACGGTGCTGTAGATCGCCCACATCACGGCGGCGACGAGGTCGTAGGCGACGAAGCGGCGGAGCGGGAAGCCCACAGCCCCCGCGGTCATGTTGACCGCCACCCGGCCGACCGGGATGTAGCGCGCCGACAGGATGAAGACGCCCCCGCGGCGCCGCAGCTGCGCCTCGGCCCAGGCGAGCGAGGCCTGCCCCCGCCCGGAGCGGAAGATGCGGAGCCGGTGGATCGGGATCCGGCGCCCGATCGCGAAGGCGATGAGGTCACCGGACATGGCGCCCGCGGCGGCGATGGGGATCACGAACCACAGCGAGACGGCGTCACCGTGCATCGACAGCGACGCCAGCGCGATGACGATCGACTCGCTCGGGACGGGCGGGAAGAACCCGTCGATGGTGCAGAACGCGTAGAGCGCCAGCAGGATCCAGGGTTGGTCGGCCGCGCCCAGGACGGCGTCCTGGATGCTGTCGAAGATCTCGGGCATGACGTCCCATCGGTGAGCCGGCGTGTGCTGGCTTCACTCTCACACCGCCGGCGGGGCACCGCCTCCGCCCGGGGGTGGATTCCGCGGTCCCTCCCCCGTCGGGGACTCCCCCGAGGCGTGGCCCCTCAGAGGCTGAGGCGCTCCTTGACGACGTCGGCGAGGTCCTCCGCGACGCGCGTGGCGCGCTCGGTGGAGTCGGCCTCGACCATCACCCGCACGAGCGCCTCGGTGCCGGACGGCCGCAGGAGGACGCGTCCGGCGTCGCCGAGCTCGGCCTCCGCCGCAGCGACGGCCGCGAGCAGCGCCTCGTCGCGGGACGCACCCGCGCGGTCGACACCACCCACGTTGATGAGGATCTGCGGCATCCGCCGCACGAAACCCGCCTGCTCGCCGAGCGGGCCACCCTTGACCACGAGCGCCGCGAGCTGGAGCGCCGACAGGACGCCGTCACCGGTGGTGGCGTGGTCGGACATGATGATGTGGCCCGACTGCTCGCCACCGAGGTTGAAGCCGCCCTCGCGCATCCGCTCGAGCACGTAGCGGTCGCCGACCGCCGTCTGCTCGACGGCGATCCCCGCGTCGCGCATCGCGTGCAGCAGCCCGAGGTTGCTCATCACCGTGACGACGAGCGTGTCGTGCGCGAGCAGCTGACGCTGCTGGAGCGAGCGGGCCACGAGGCCCATGATCTGGTCGCCGTCGACGAGGTTGCCGCCCGCGTCGACCGCGAGGCAGCGGTCGGCGTCGCCGTCGAACGCGACGCCCATCTGCGAACCGGAGGCGACGACCGTCGCCTGCAGCTGCTCGGGGTGCGTCGAGCCGCACTTCTCGTTGATGTTGCGCCCGTCGGGCGAGGCGTTGATGACGACGACGTCGGCGCCGGCCTCGCGCAGGGCGGCGGGACCGACCTCGCTGGCGGCGCCGTTCGCGCAGTCGACGGCGATCCGCAGGCCCGTGAGGTCCGTGTCGATCGTCGTCAGGAGGTGGGCGACGTACTCCTCGCCCGCGTGACCCGTGTCGCGGCTCAGCCGGCCGACGTCGGGACCCGTGGGGCGCTCCCACTCGGAGTGCAGCAGCGCCGCGATCTCGTCCTCGAGATCGTCGGGCAGCTTGTGACCGCCGCGGGAGAGGAACTTGATGCCGTTGTCGGCCATCGGGTTGTGCGAGGCCGAGACGACGACACCGATGTCGGCGCCGGTCGAGGCCGTCAGGTACGCGATC
This window harbors:
- a CDS encoding bifunctional ADP-dependent NAD(P)H-hydrate dehydratase/NAD(P)H-hydrate epimerase — encoded protein: MLTAHEARTVVAAETPLLDRGEPLMALAARAVSTAVARLLRERRSRVAGAVVHVLVGGGNNGADALYAAAELAARGAAVTAVLLGSRTHEAAATAARAAGVALVPADALPEGAGRAAAGDAVVDGITGIGAEAGLREPAASFVARLVDALAGADGGRRPLVVAVDVPSGVGVDDGRLVGPVLAADLTVTMGTAKPGLLLPPAALLAGEVLVVDLGLDLAGADPAVVRLERGDVARLWPVPSPRDHKYSRGVLGVVAGSAGYPGAAVLATSAAAPLVGMVRYLGPDRAADAVLARHPEVVHGDGRVQAWLVGSGIGTDDDARLAQARDALERGLADGLPVVVDAGGLDVLPERVPATVVLTPHAGELARLLAARGHDVTREEIEERPVEHLRLAVAATGATVLLKGAVTLVAGPGTPVHAQADGTSWLATAGAGDVLAGVVGAVLAGASDRCRTDAAAVAPLVAAAALLHGRAARRASGGGPIVAGDVARAVGAVIAEILED
- a CDS encoding holo-ACP synthase, which produces MIVGVGIDVVDVARFLATLERSPRLAERLFTPVERDLPPASLAARFAAKEAIAKALGAPGGMRWHDATVARVPGGAPTVELTGTVLARATELGVDRWHLSISHDAGIASAFAVAERLGTTA
- the glmS gene encoding glutamine--fructose-6-phosphate transaminase (isomerizing), whose product is MCGIVGYVGPAAPSPRPLEVVLAGLGRLEYRGYDSAGVALVTPEGLVTAKRAGKLTNLLGELEAHPVADATAAIGHTRWATHGGPTDANAHPHVVGKIALIHNGIIENFAPLKAEMLADGATFASDTDTEVVAHLLERAFEGDLTAAMLAVVNRLEGAFTLLAVHEDIPDVVVGARRNSPLVVGLGEGENFMGSDVAAFISSTKRALELGQDQVVTITPTDVDVITFEGAPAQAREFTVDWDASAAVKGGFDSFMDKEIHDQPKAVADTLLGRTDEKGALVLDELRIPETVLRSIDKIIVIACGTAAYSGHVAKYAIEHWCRIPVEVELAHEFRYRDPILTPRTLVVAISQSGETMDTLMAVRHAREQGAYVLAIVNTHGSTIPRESDAVLYTHAGPEVAVASTKAFLAQITACYLLGLYLAQLRGTKFPDELRETLRELQELPPKIQQVLDGEGYVREVAQAMKDEPSFLFLGRHVGYPVALEGALKLKEIAYIHAEGFAAGELKHGPIALIEEGQPVFVVVPSPRGRDQLHSKIVSNIQEVRARGARTLVIAEEGDEAVVPYADIIFRVPQTATLMSPLVAVVPLQIFASELAKAKGLDVDQPRNLAKSVTVE
- the coaA gene encoding type I pantothenate kinase, yielding MDESNTTPFVELDRRDWSRLSASTPLPLTADDVARLRGMSDPIDLAEVDTVYRPLSRLLGLYVAGVGGVHAATSTFLGERATRTPFVIGVAGSVAVGKSTAARVLVEMLRRWPETPHVELVTTDGFLLPNAELERRGLMQRKGFPESYDRRALLRFLTRVKSGAPEVDAPVYDHLRYDVVPDRTVTVRRPDVLVVEGLNVLQPARPGRDGAASLAVSDFFDFSIYVDARARDIERWYVDRFLRLRRTAFAQPGSYFRRYADLDDAEATATARDIWRRINEPNLRANIVPTRSRASLVMTKDAEHRIQRVLLRKL
- a CDS encoding DedA family protein, with translation MPEIFDSIQDAVLGAADQPWILLALYAFCTIDGFFPPVPSESIVIALASLSMHGDAVSLWFVIPIAAAGAMSGDLIAFAIGRRIPIHRLRIFRSGRGQASLAWAEAQLRRRGGVFILSARYIPVGRVAVNMTAGAVGFPLRRFVAYDLVAAVMWAIYSTVIGVVAGAIFHDQPLLSVVVGVVGGIIIGFGLDKVLARLGHGEVELRPREGRGPAVEQAETAERAEPSEA
- the glmM gene encoding phosphoglucosamine mutase — encoded protein: MARIFGTDGVRGRANRDVTPELSLGLGVAAARVLAAHSDETAAASAAAVGVGGRPQGRPRAVVGRDPRASGEFLTAALAAGLASAGVDVVDLGVLPTPAIAYLTASTGADIGVVVSASHNPMADNGIKFLSRGGHKLPDDLEDEIAALLHSEWERPTGPDVGRLSRDTGHAGEEYVAHLLTTIDTDLTGLRIAVDCANGAASEVGPAALREAGADVVVINASPDGRNINEKCGSTHPEQLQATVVASGSQMGVAFDGDADRCLAVDAGGNLVDGDQIMGLVARSLQQRQLLAHDTLVVTVMSNLGLLHAMRDAGIAVEQTAVGDRYVLERMREGGFNLGGEQSGHIIMSDHATTGDGVLSALQLAALVVKGGPLGEQAGFVRRMPQILINVGGVDRAGASRDEALLAAVAAAEAELGDAGRVLLRPSGTEALVRVMVEADSTERATRVAEDLADVVKERLSL